The DNA window GGGGAAAAGTTCCCAGGAGTTTGGAGCGATGTTGGTGGAAACCGCTCGGACTATTGCGCCAAATTTAACGATTCTTGATGGTATTATTGCCCATGAAGGAAATGGGCCAATGAGGGGTAGTCCCCGGTTCCTGGGTATTTTAGGAGCATCTGAGGATGTGTTTGCTCTGGACTTAAGCGTTTTGGAACTATTGGGGGTTGATCCGATGGAGGTTCCCACCCATGTTGCAGCTTTGGCTGCGGGCTGTTATGCTCAGAAGCAGGTAGAGTTTCCGTTGTGTAATCCGCAGGAATTGGCGATCGCCAACTGGAAGTTACCGGATAAGATGCAACCCATTGATTTTGGGATGCCCAGGGTCATTAGATCTACGTTTAAACATCTATATATTCGGTTAATCAAAGAGCCGATGAGCGCCTATCAAACGGAGTAGGTAATGGATAATGAACAATAGAACCGCTATTCCCTATTCCCTTAAGCCAAAGCTTGCCGTTGCTCTCGGTATTGCTCAACTTTAAGTAAGTCACCGAGGGCACTACAGGCTACAATTAAATTCCCTAAGGTTTGGCCAGTTAAGCGTTTGTCTTTGAGGTGTAGGGCAATTTGTAGGCGCTGTTCATAATAGCGAGTCGCTTCGTGATAGTTTCCTAAAGCATCGTGAGCTACCCCTAAACTGCCTAGGGTTTGTTCTTTCATACGTTGGTCTTTCACTTTTTCAGCAAGCTGTAGTCGTTCTTCGTAATACGTAATGGCTTGGCTATAATCTCCCAGGGTGTGGAAGGTATTGCCTAAATTTCTCAATACTTTGGCAGTTAAACGTTGATTTTGGGTTTTACGAGCTAAGTCTAATAATTGTTGATAATAGTGAATGGTTTGCTCAGAGTTGCCTAGGGAATGGTGGGCATTAGCCAGGTTTCGTAGGATTTGGCTTTGCATCAGGGGGTTGTCTTGTTCCCGAATCAAGGTTAAACTTCGAGCTTGATATGCGATCGCTTTGGGTAAGTCGTTGAGAGCTTTGTAGACTAAGCCCAAATTGTTTAAGCCCACGGCTAATAAGCGGTTGTCTCCCATCTCTTGCGCCAGTTCAATACTGCGACTTTCAGCAGTAATGGCTTCTGTGTAGCTTCCTTGATGACGGTAAGCATTGCCCAAATTTCCCCAAGTTTGGGCTTCTAGGCGCACATTGCCCAATTGTTGGGCTAATTTTAATCGTTGTTTTTGATATTCGATAGCCTGATTATAGTCCCCTTGGGCATAATAGGAATGACTTAAATGGCCCAAAACTTGACTAATCTGTTGATGGTTTTCCAAGCTTTCGTAGAGGGGTAAACACTCTTGCCAGTAGGTTTGAGCCGCTTTAATGTTTCCTTGTTGCTGACAGGTACTGGCTTGTTCAAAGAGGCGATCGGCTTGATCCCCCAAAGTGATCGACGATAAACTCTCTACATTAAGCGCTCCTTCGTCACGGGGAATTAATGTATCTCGATGTACCCCTTCTCGATGAATACTAACCACGGTTTGCGCTTTTCCCTGTAAATGGGTTAATCTGGATTTCATTATTTTAGCTACTCCCTTCTAACTGGTTCACCCGGTTTACCCCCTTAGAATGCACCCGATTAATATAAAGAAGGGTATTCTTTCAGGATAACTGATGAGAGTGGACAAAAAATCAGTATCTTCACTTATTTTTCACCTATTCTTTAAAAAAGTGAGACTTATATCAATTAAAAGTTTTGCTATTGCTCATGAGAACTTAACCCGATTTTTGAGGCAATTTCTATCAATTTGACAAAAGTCCGATTTTTTTGTATTGTCATAGGGTAAATTGCCCTATTTGCGATCAAAATTAAACTAACCGCATTTTTCCTTGTCTATCCCCCTACATGAAGAACAGCTTTTATTCGACCCGGTATCCCCTGAAAGCACTGCTATTCCGGTAATTTTTGCCTTTCCTAACACCTACAGTATTGGTATCACCAGTTTAGGCTATCAAGTGATTTGGTCGCAGTTGCGTGAGCGATCGCAGGTGGCAGTGAGCCGTCTATTTACGGATGGACAGGAAAAACTCCCCAGACAGGTTGAACTGGTTGGTTTCTCGTTATCCTGGGAATTGGACTATGGCAATATTTTGGTGTTACTTGACCAACTCGGTATACCCAGGCGAAGTGAGCAGCGCCAACAGCATCATCCCCTAATTTTTGGGGGTGGGCCAGTATTAACAGCCAATCCTGAACCCTTTGCTGACTTTTTTGATGTGATTTTATTGGGGGATGGGGAACAGTTATTAGGCGAATTTATTGACCGATATCAAGAGGTTCGGGCGGCATCCAGGGGCGAGCAATTGAGATATCTGGCTCAGGGAGAAGGAATTTATGTACCCAGTTTATATGAGGTGACCTACGACAGTCCAACGGGAGCGATCGCTGCAATTACGCCCCTTGAAGATAGTATTCCTGAACGGCCAACGAAACAAACCTATCGCGGTAAAACCCTCCTCGCCTCTAGAGTCGTTACCCCACAAGCCGCGTGGGAAAACATTTATATGGTGGAAGTTGTGCGATCGTGTCCAGAACTCTGTCGATTTTGCCTTGCTAGTTATCTCACTTTACCCTTTCGCACCGCTAATCTTCAAGAAGGATTAATTCCTGCCATTGAACAAGGGTTAAAATTGACCAACCGACTCGGATTATTAGGCGCTTCAGTCACCCAACATCCTGAATTTAATGCCCTGCTCGATTATCTAAGCCAACCGCAATATGACCAGGTGCGTCTGAGTCTAGCTTCTGTTCGCACGAATACGGTTACCGAAAAACTCGCTCGTATTCTTAGTCAACGGGATAGCCGCTCCATTACCATTGCCATCGAAAGCGGATCGGAAAGGCTGCGGGCGATCGTCAATAAGAAACTGCAACAAGAGGAAATTATCCAAGCTGCGATTAATGCCAAAGCAGGAGGACTGAAAGGGATTAAATTTTATGGCATGGTGGGTATTCCTGGAGAAGAAATTGAGGATTTAGAACCCACTTTAGAGTTAATGCAAGAATTGAAAAAAGCCGCGCCCGGATTGCGATTAACCTTCGGATGTAGCACCTTTGTTCCTAAAGCCCATACTCCCTTTCAATGGTATGGAGTCAACCCACAAGCAAAGAAGCGATTAAAGCTCTTGCAAAAAGGTTTAGGAAAAATTGGTGTGGAGTTTCGCCCCGAGAGTTACAATTGGTCGGCGATCCAAGCCCTAATTTCCAGAGGCGATCGCCGTCTATCTCACATCCTAGAATTCACGCAAAATTCAGGGGATTCTCTAGGGAGTTATCGGCAAGCATTTAAGCATTTTCAAGGACAACTGCCCCCGCTAGAAGATTATGTGTATCAAAATTGGTCAACCGAAAAAGTTTTACCCTGGCAACATATCCAAGGGACTTTATCTGTAGAAACTCTCAAACAACATTTAGCCACCAGTCAGAAGATACAGCGAGAGGAGTAAACTTGATGTTCAATATCCCAATGTTGATAAATTATTTTGCCTAAATGTTGAGCATCTGCGCGTAAGTAAAACAAGTCATCCGTTCTACTTCCTCAACTTAAGAGTGGCGCTCTGCCAACCAAGACACTAAATCCTCAACTCCAGTAAAATCGATCAGTGCTTCCCCCAAATCTTCCAACACTTCCACAGACAAAGACTGAATCTGCGCTTCCAATTCTGGAGAGAGCGCCCCCACTCGTCGCGTCAATTGGCGAGTGATTAAAGAGACAGCTTCACCTTGCCGTCCTTCTAGAAGACCTTCTTCATGAATTTCTTGATAAATCACTGACTCGCGCATCGTCTCTTTCCTCAATAATTGTCTAATTAACTTTTTCTCAAATCTCAAACCCGCCAGCACTTGACTACAAGCCAGGACATCTGCTTGTTGTTTAGTCTCCTCGATTGTAGCAACCTGATTCGCCACTTGCTGGAGTAACTGGCGCGGTTCAGTAGTTTTTGATAAAGTCGCAAAGGGCAGTAAACCGGGAGAAGAGAGCAGTAAATTAGGGTCTTGTTCCCAAAGTCGAATCACTTGGTATCGGTGCTGGGTATTCGTATCCTCATGCTTGGAGACCAAAACTTCCTCGGAAGTAGTTTCTCGCAAGAACATGACCACTTGATGTACGGAGCAACCATATTGCCGTTTTAACCTCACATAGTAGTCGAGCATTCGGAAGGGTAGGGGTGGTTCAGAGTAGGGACGGGTTTCAAACTCGATGTGCAGAATTTGATTCCCCGCTTTTAAGAAGGTAACCGAATCAGCGCGAATGGGTTCTTGTATCAGTTCGGTTTTGAGGACTTCAACGGGGGTGGGTGGCACTAGGGGAAGCAACCACTCGATGAAGGACTCTGGAAATTTTTCCGCGAGGTATTTGCAGGTGTTGTCGTAGGCCAAGGGAGTTAGGGGAATCGGAAGGTATCGTTTATGTTAGAGGAAGTCTGATTAATTGGGGCGATCGCGCAGCGATGCCCAGCATTATCACCTCAGCGATGCCCAGCATTATCGCCCAACCAAGACACTAAATCCTCAACTGCCGTAAAATCGAGCAGAGCTTCTCCCAGATCTTCCAATGTTTCCACAGACAAAGACTGAATCTGTGCTTGCAATTCTGGAGAGAGTTTCCCCACTCGTCGCGTCAAGAGACGAATGACTAAAGATGCCTCCCGTTGTACACCTCGCTGAATTCCTTGCTGAATTCCTCGCTGAATTCCTTCTAGCAGACCTTCTTCATGAATTTCTTGATAAATCACTGACTCGCGCATCGTCTCTTTCCTCAATAGTTGTTTGATTAACGTTTTGTCAAATCTCAAACCTGCCAGTACTTGACTACAAGCGAGAATATTCACTTGTTGCTTCCTCTCCTCGATTGTAGCAACCCGATCGGCTACTTGCTGTAGTAACTGGCGCGGTTCGGTGGTTTTCGATAAGGTGGCCAAGGGTAATAAACCAGGAGACGATAGGAGTAAATTTGGGTCTTGTTCCCAAAGTCGAATCACCTGGTAGGGATGTTGGGTTTCTCCGTCCTCATACTGAGAGACCAAAACTTGTTCGGAAGTGGTTTCTCGTAAGAAAATCACCACTTGATGAACAGAGCCACCATATTGCCGTTTTAACCTCACATAGTAGTCGAGCATTCGGAAGGGTAGGGGAGGTTGAGAGTAGGGACGGGTTTCAAACTCGATGTGCAGAATTTGATTACCTGCTTTCAAGAAGGTAACCGAATCTGCACGGATGGGTTCTTGTATCAGTTCGGTTTTGAGGACTTCAACGGGGGTGGGTGGCACTAGGGGAAGCAACCATTGGATGAAGGACTCTGGAAATTTTTCGGCGAGGTATTTGCAGGTGTTGTCGTAGGCCAAGGCAGGGAGCTTAAAACATCAGTATTACGAGTTAATGCATGTATCCTAATTCAGGATTAGGTCAGTAGCCAAAATTTCTGTGGAAATTTCCCGGAAATTGAGTCACAAGAGCTGACGATCTGTTAAGGTCTATTAAGATTTTCGATAACGTCCAAATTCTTTAACGACTCCCACTAAGGATTAATTTTCTATGGCTTCTGTGTTCAGTATTTTCTTCATTCCCTTTAAGTCCCTATGGAAACCCCTGAAACCCCATTGGTGGCTGACGGCTGTGTTGTGGATGGTGATGGCTTCGTTGGCCAGTGCGGCGGCAGTGGAATTGCGGGTAGCCATTCAGGAAGATACGGATGAAGTAAAAATTGGTAGTTCTACAGCCGCTATTGTTAAGGATGCTAATGGTCAGGTGATTGGGGAGTTAAACCCGATGGATGGGTTTACAGCTCAGTCTGATTATTATGGGGTTTCTCTGGCCCAGTGGCGAGCGGGACAGTTGTGGATAGAGCCGGAAAATGATGGGTTGGTGTGGATTGGCGATCGCTGGTATCGAGGTAGACTATTAATTATGCCCACCGATGAAGGGATTACCGCGATTAATTATGTCGATATCGAACACTATCTCTACAGTGTGGTCGGCGGTGAAATGATTCCTTCTTGGCCCCTCGAAGCGCTGAAGGCTCAAGCGGTCTCTGCCCGCAGTTATGCCCTCTATCATCGGGAAAAGACAGCCGATAAAATTTATGATGTTGGCAATGATACCTTTTGGCAAGTCTATGGTGGGGTGCAAGATGAATATGTCAGCACTCAGCAAGCGGTAGATGCAACCGAAGGACAAATTTTGGCCTATGACGGTTCGATTATTGAAGCTGTCTTTCATTCCTCTTCTGGCGGTCATACGGAGAATGTAGAAGATATTTGGTCAGAGCCGCGTCCCTATCTTCGTGCTGTACCTGATTACGATCAGCAAGCTCCAGTTTATCAATGGACAGAAGTCTTTACCTTGGCTGATATTAGGGATTTAACGGAAGGAGTGGGCAATGTTTTGTCCATTGTACCTCAAGAAAAAACACCCCAAGGCCGGGTTCGGACACTGAAAATTACCGGCGATCGCGGAGAAAAGATGATTACAGGGAGGCAGTTGAGAAAAGCCTTAAGTTTGAGAAGTACCCTGTTTAGCCTTCAACCTCTAACCGCAGGGGATAAGGCAACAGGAGCAACGAGTTTCCAAGTTCAAGGCCGGGGATTTGGCCATGGTTTGGGAATGAGCCAGTATGGAGCCTATGCCATGGCTTCTCAAGGATCAACCTATCAGGATATTCTCCGCCATTATTATACAGATGCTTATCTAGCTAGGGTGCGGGTGGCTGAATAGGGCATGGAGAATGGGGAATAGGAAACCTCCATTCCCCCATTCCCTCACTCCCAAGAAATTCCTCGCCCATTTTGGTTGAATTCAACGACAGTTTGCTCGGAAAGGAGATGGGTGGTCATTTGTTGTAGAAGGTTGAGGGGTACCGTGATTACGTCTGCGCCTGCTTGTAGAGCAGATGCGGCTTCATCGGGGGATTTGAGGCTGGCGGCAAGGATTTGAGTGTTCGTACCTTGTAAGATTTTAGCCATGGATTGGACGAGAGCGAGACCATCCCCTAGGAGTCGGGTGGCGCGGTTGACGTAGGCGATCGCATATTTAGCTCCGGCTTCTTGGGCGATCGCCGCCTGCGCTGCACTATAGATCGCTGTAACCGAACAGTCCATCAGGCGCGATAAGTGGGCAGTAGCTTGAAATCCAATCGCCGTTGCTGGTATTTTTAAAACGGTTTTCTCCCCAATGATCTCATAAGCCCGTTCTGCTTCCGCAATCATGCCCTCATAGGTAGAGGCTGTGAGTTGATAGAATAATTCGTCGGGAGCGATCGCTGCTAGTTGCCTCAATGTTTCTTCTGGAGATTGATCGCTTTTAGACAACAGGGTTGGATTAGTCGTAATTCCTTTCACCCATCCCCATTCAATAGCAGTTTGTGCTTCAGAAATTAACGCAGAATCGAGATAAATTGCCATGGGTACTCTTTTCTTCTTGGCTCTATATTAATCCATATAGCACGTAAAGGCGATCGCCTAACAATCCAATCATCATTTCTGCGCTCTTCAAGCCTCTAAATCTTCCGAAATTTTCCAACAAGGAACAGTCGCTAATAAAGATCCCATAGTGACCCCATCTAAAGGTTTAGAAATAAAATATCCTTGTACTTCTTCGCATCCCATTTTAGACAACTGGGCTAATTGAAAATCTGTTTCCACCCCTTCAGCCGTTACCGAAATATTTAAATGGTGCGCCAAAGTAATAATTGCTTCTACGATCTCAGCATTTTCCCCGTCCTCTCCAATACGACTAATAAATGAGCGATCGATTTTCAATGTATCAATCGGAAAACGATGCAAATAACTCAAGGAAGAATAGCCTGTGCCAAAATCATCGATACTGAGTTGAATTTCCCGTTGCTTCAGCTTCTCCAGAGCATTCGTTGCCAATTCTGGATTATCCATAATGGCACTTTCAGTAATCTCTAATTTTATATTTTTACTATCACAATTAGTCTTTATTAATATGCAATCAATTTGATCGATTAAAGTAGATTGATTAAATTGCTTGACTGACAAATTAACACTCATTTTAATCTGATGATTAATCCAGCCTTGTTTACACCAATACTGAAATTGAGTACAAGCTTCTTGCAGTACCCATAAACCAATAGGGACAATTAATCCCGTTTCTTCAGCAATGGGAATAAATGCACCTGGTGAAATAAAGCCTTGTTGGGGATGTTGCCAACGAATCAAAGCTTCAAAACCAGAAATATAGCCAGTTTCTAGGGAAATGATGGGCTGATAATAAAGCACAAATTCTTTATTTTCAACCGCCAATCTTAAATCCGTTTCAATCTGAAATCTTTTTTGCGTGTTTTGACGCATAAAAGCATCAAAAATTTGATAGCTTTTATGGCTCCCTTTTGCCCGATACATAGCAATATCTGCATCCCGGAGCAGTTGCTCTGGTTCTTGATAGTCAGGTGTACTAAAAACAATACCAATACTAGCATTTAAGAAAATTTCTTGTCGATCCCAATGGAAGGGCCAAGTTAAAGAATTTTTGATTTTTTGAGCTAGATTAATGGCAATACTAACATCGTCCATTCGATCGATGAGAATTGCAAATTCATCGCCTCCAAACCGGGCTAAAACTTCACTCGATCGCAAGCAAGATTGTAAGCGACGGGCTACAGAAATTAGCACATGATCGCCAACCAAATGTCCTAAAGAATCATTGACCATTTTAAAGCGATCGCAATCCATGAACAGCACGGCAAATTTATATTTATCATTAGATTTAAAGCGTTCTAATGCCTGAATCAAGCAATCCATAAACCAGACTCGATTAGGCAAACCAGTTAGAGCATCATGGGAAGCCATATGCAACAACTTTTTCTGGATTTTTTGGCGCTCTAAAATCTCAGATTCTAGCCTTTTATTCGTACTCATGAGTTGTTGATTCATGTTTTGCAGTTGCTGTGTTCGCACCTGCACACGGTGTTCTAACTCGCTATTAAGTTTGGTTATTTCTGCCTTAGCTTGGGTGAGTGCTAACTGATTTTCTATGCGGGCAATTACTTCTTCCAAATGAAAGGGTTTAGTAATATAATCTATACCCCCCACTTGAAAAGCTTTAACCTTATCAAGGACATCATCTAAAGCACTCAAGAAAATAACGGGAATATCTTTAGTCTGAGTATTCAACTTGAGGTGCTTACAGACTTCATAGCCATCCATATCCGGCATTTTGATATCTAACAAAATCAAATCTGGGGGAATGGTCTTAGCCGCAGTGATTGCCATTGGACCATTGGTCACCCCTCGCACCTTATAGCCTTCTTCTATCAAGCTATTGGATAACAGCCGTAAATTATTCAAAGTATCATCAACAATTAATAAATTTCCCTTAGAGGACATTTGACCCGGGTTATTCATGATTCAAATCACACTGAGCTATTTTCATAATTCGATCAAAACAAAATTGATCCACTAAACTAGCGATCGCCTTCTTTGCATTCCCATAGTCTTCTGACAATTGCTCTAAGAGTTTATAAATCCCATCTGCATCGGCTCCCGCAGCACAATGATACAGTTTGATGACCCAATCTTCAGCAATTCCCTCAAGATCGCTGGCCTCCAACCAATCATCCAGTACAGTTGGGGTACCATCAAGAATTGTGGTTAAACTGTCCATTGGCCCATAAAGATAACGAACTCCGAGATACTTCGCTATTGTCTCAAAAATTGCGCTCTCTTGGAATGGCTTGATCATACAATCATCACATTCGCAACAGCGATCGCAAATTGGCTCACTGAGGGGATGGTCAGTTAAGCCAATAATTATAGTGGCCTGGCCCTGCAAAGACTTACGGATTGTTTGGGTGGCTGCATATCCATTCATCACTGGCATTTGCATATCCATCCAAATCAAATGAGGTTGCCAAGACTTCCACACTTCGATGGTCTCTTGACCGTTACTCGCCTCGCGCACCTCAAAGCCAACAGCACGGAGTAACTTCACTAATAATTGCCGAATTTCCCACACATCCTCAGCGACCAAAATACGATAAGTCGGTTGACCAGGAGCTAGGCTAATGACGCGTAACGGCTTATGGGATAGGGGGACTTGCGTCGGATCGGCTTGCTCAAACGGTATATCAAACCAAAAGCAAGTACCGCCAGCAGCCGGACAAGTGAAGTGAACTTCTCCCCCCATCAATTGAACAAATCTCTGAGTAATGGATAATCCCAAGCCTGTTCCTTCTCCTGACTGACGACCTACACTCGTCTGTACAAAGGGTTCAAAAATCCTGTCTTGTTCTAGCATGGGAATCCCCGGGCCGGTATCTTGAACTTCAAACTGTAATCGATCAGGGTTTGAGGGTTTACTGACGTTCAAGATTACTTCACCTTGGGATGTAAACTTAATGGCATTACTTAAGAGATTAATTAAAATTTGACGTAATTTACTTTCATCTCCTTTCACCCATTGAGGGACATTGTCTTCACATTTTATCTGGAAATGCAAACTTTTTTTATAGGCTTTAAGGATAAACATATCTTTAGTTTTATCCAGCATTTTATACAGATCAAATCCAGAAATGTTCAGAGACAATTTACCCGATTCTATTTTTGATAAATCCAGAATATCATTAATCAATGACAATAGATGATAAGCTGAATTGTTAATGATCTTTAAAAAATCTTTCTGCTCGGTCACTACAACAGATCTGGACAGCAACTGAGTAAAGCCTAAAATAGCATTGAGGGGCGTGCGTAGTTCATGACTCATGTTTGCTAAAAACTCACTTTTGGCCTGATTTGCTGCATCGGCTGCTTCTTTGGCTTGTTTCATCTGAGACTTGGCTTTTAAGGCTTGAATGATCTGTTGGGATTTTTTCTCGATTTCTTTAACTGATTCCGCTTGTTTTATGGCAATCCCCAGTTGTTTTCCGAAGCGTACCATTGCCTTGATTTCCCAAGGCTTCCACGAGCGAGGATTTCCTGTCTGATAGGCAGCTAATAATCCCCAAAATTGCTCTCCCTGTAAAATGGGGGCAATTAAATAGGCTCGAATCTGTTGTTGCTGGAAGAATTCCAAATAGCAAGCAGGGAATCCGCGAGTGAAAACATCATTCGCTACATAACTCTCTGATACCTTACCTTGGGAAACCTGGGCTTGAAAAAAGCAATGGCTCAGTTGTTCGGTTAACTTTTGATAGGTATGGGGTAGTTTAACCAAAGATCGCTGATTTGGGCCTAAAGATTCTGCTACAAATTGACCCGTCCAATCCGGATTAAAACGATAGACGAGAGTGCGATCGCACTTCAACAACTGTCTGGCCTCATAGGTTACCGTCGTAAAAATCGTCTCTACATCTAAAAATGCCCGGGTTTTATCGACCACCATATCTACAGCCCGCTCAGTCTCTGCTTGCTGCTGCAACTGTCGTTGAATTTCCTTTTCCCTTTCTTGGGTTGCCTGTTGCAGCGCCACTTCCATCTGCTTGCGCTCATGGATATCCGAAACCACCCCAATTAACCGAGTGGGTTCCCCTATCCAATCCCGTACAATTGACACAGCGATATACACCCATTGCACCTTTCCATCTTTGCGGAGATAACGCTTTTCTAGGCTATAGGTCTGACCAATACCACTTAAGAGGTCTTCAACATAGGCTTCCTCAACCTTACGATCCTCTGGATGAGTCAATTGACGAAAGGTCATGTTAAGTAGCTCGGCCTCGCTATATCCCAACAATTGACAAAATCGTTGATTGACCTGTACTAATTGTCCACAAGGAAGAGTCAATGCAATCCCTACTGCTGCTTGATCGAAAATGGCCTGTAATCGTTCTTCTCGCTCCCATAAACTTAACTGAGCCTGTCGCCGCTCACTAATATCACGCAAACAGACAACTAAGGCTTCTTCCCGATCCCATTGCACTGGAGCTACACTAATTTCGCTCACGCCTAATACTTCTCCCTCACGAGTAATTTCAATCTCTGCGGTTTGTCCAACGACCATGGGCAATCCCAAAGGA is part of the Roseofilum reptotaenium CS-1145 genome and encodes:
- a CDS encoding tetratricopeptide repeat protein: MKSRLTHLQGKAQTVVSIHREGVHRDTLIPRDEGALNVESLSSITLGDQADRLFEQASTCQQQGNIKAAQTYWQECLPLYESLENHQQISQVLGHLSHSYYAQGDYNQAIEYQKQRLKLAQQLGNVRLEAQTWGNLGNAYRHQGSYTEAITAESRSIELAQEMGDNRLLAVGLNNLGLVYKALNDLPKAIAYQARSLTLIREQDNPLMQSQILRNLANAHHSLGNSEQTIHYYQQLLDLARKTQNQRLTAKVLRNLGNTFHTLGDYSQAITYYEERLQLAEKVKDQRMKEQTLGSLGVAHDALGNYHEATRYYEQRLQIALHLKDKRLTGQTLGNLIVACSALGDLLKVEQYREQRQALA
- a CDS encoding B12-binding domain-containing radical SAM protein; the encoded protein is MSIPLHEEQLLFDPVSPESTAIPVIFAFPNTYSIGITSLGYQVIWSQLRERSQVAVSRLFTDGQEKLPRQVELVGFSLSWELDYGNILVLLDQLGIPRRSEQRQQHHPLIFGGGPVLTANPEPFADFFDVILLGDGEQLLGEFIDRYQEVRAASRGEQLRYLAQGEGIYVPSLYEVTYDSPTGAIAAITPLEDSIPERPTKQTYRGKTLLASRVVTPQAAWENIYMVEVVRSCPELCRFCLASYLTLPFRTANLQEGLIPAIEQGLKLTNRLGLLGASVTQHPEFNALLDYLSQPQYDQVRLSLASVRTNTVTEKLARILSQRDSRSITIAIESGSERLRAIVNKKLQQEEIIQAAINAKAGGLKGIKFYGMVGIPGEEIEDLEPTLELMQELKKAAPGLRLTFGCSTFVPKAHTPFQWYGVNPQAKKRLKLLQKGLGKIGVEFRPESYNWSAIQALISRGDRRLSHILEFTQNSGDSLGSYRQAFKHFQGQLPPLEDYVYQNWSTEKVLPWQHIQGTLSVETLKQHLATSQKIQREE
- a CDS encoding Rpn family recombination-promoting nuclease/putative transposase; amino-acid sequence: MAYDNTCKYLAEKFPESFIEWLLPLVPPTPVEVLKTELIQEPIRADSVTFLKAGNQILHIEFETRPYSEPPLPFRMLDYYVRLKRQYGCSVHQVVMFLRETTSEEVLVSKHEDTNTQHRYQVIRLWEQDPNLLLSSPGLLPFATLSKTTEPRQLLQQVANQVATIEETKQQADVLACSQVLAGLRFEKKLIRQLLRKETMRESVIYQEIHEEGLLEGRQGEAVSLITRQLTRRVGALSPELEAQIQSLSVEVLEDLGEALIDFTGVEDLVSWLAERHS
- a CDS encoding Rpn family recombination-promoting nuclease/putative transposase → MAYDNTCKYLAEKFPESFIQWLLPLVPPTPVEVLKTELIQEPIRADSVTFLKAGNQILHIEFETRPYSQPPLPFRMLDYYVRLKRQYGGSVHQVVIFLRETTSEQVLVSQYEDGETQHPYQVIRLWEQDPNLLLSSPGLLPLATLSKTTEPRQLLQQVADRVATIEERKQQVNILACSQVLAGLRFDKTLIKQLLRKETMRESVIYQEIHEEGLLEGIQRGIQQGIQRGVQREASLVIRLLTRRVGKLSPELQAQIQSLSVETLEDLGEALLDFTAVEDLVSWLGDNAGHR
- a CDS encoding SpoIID/LytB domain-containing protein — translated: MASVFSIFFIPFKSLWKPLKPHWWLTAVLWMVMASLASAAAVELRVAIQEDTDEVKIGSSTAAIVKDANGQVIGELNPMDGFTAQSDYYGVSLAQWRAGQLWIEPENDGLVWIGDRWYRGRLLIMPTDEGITAINYVDIEHYLYSVVGGEMIPSWPLEALKAQAVSARSYALYHREKTADKIYDVGNDTFWQVYGGVQDEYVSTQQAVDATEGQILAYDGSIIEAVFHSSSGGHTENVEDIWSEPRPYLRAVPDYDQQAPVYQWTEVFTLADIRDLTEGVGNVLSIVPQEKTPQGRVRTLKITGDRGEKMITGRQLRKALSLRSTLFSLQPLTAGDKATGATSFQVQGRGFGHGLGMSQYGAYAMASQGSTYQDILRHYYTDAYLARVRVAE
- a CDS encoding transaldolase family protein, with product MAIYLDSALISEAQTAIEWGWVKGITTNPTLLSKSDQSPEETLRQLAAIAPDELFYQLTASTYEGMIAEAERAYEIIGEKTVLKIPATAIGFQATAHLSRLMDCSVTAIYSAAQAAIAQEAGAKYAIAYVNRATRLLGDGLALVQSMAKILQGTNTQILAASLKSPDEAASALQAGADVITVPLNLLQQMTTHLLSEQTVVEFNQNGRGISWE
- a CDS encoding two-component system response regulator, translating into MNNPGQMSSKGNLLIVDDTLNNLRLLSNSLIEEGYKVRGVTNGPMAITAAKTIPPDLILLDIKMPDMDGYEVCKHLKLNTQTKDIPVIFLSALDDVLDKVKAFQVGGIDYITKPFHLEEVIARIENQLALTQAKAEITKLNSELEHRVQVRTQQLQNMNQQLMSTNKRLESEILERQKIQKKLLHMASHDALTGLPNRVWFMDCLIQALERFKSNDKYKFAVLFMDCDRFKMVNDSLGHLVGDHVLISVARRLQSCLRSSEVLARFGGDEFAILIDRMDDVSIAINLAQKIKNSLTWPFHWDRQEIFLNASIGIVFSTPDYQEPEQLLRDADIAMYRAKGSHKSYQIFDAFMRQNTQKRFQIETDLRLAVENKEFVLYYQPIISLETGYISGFEALIRWQHPQQGFISPGAFIPIAEETGLIVPIGLWVLQEACTQFQYWCKQGWINHQIKMSVNLSVKQFNQSTLIDQIDCILIKTNCDSKNIKLEITESAIMDNPELATNALEKLKQREIQLSIDDFGTGYSSLSYLHRFPIDTLKIDRSFISRIGEDGENAEIVEAIITLAHHLNISVTAEGVETDFQLAQLSKMGCEEVQGYFISKPLDGVTMGSLLATVPCWKISEDLEA